One Amaranthus tricolor cultivar Red isolate AtriRed21 chromosome 1, ASM2621246v1, whole genome shotgun sequence DNA window includes the following coding sequences:
- the LOC130810083 gene encoding uncharacterized protein LOC130810083, which produces MQLGYRRLLLLEYRYSLVECSNGREVNFGSFDFEIEKVAGEIAKKTGGTAIVDVPFGTTNPGFLLEDEPLLNDTGATASFISSFFIEKAKLNSSMSVKSVISLPNGEKISCHRAFRSVPVIINEVELTANLKEFPMDEFDVIFGMDWLKEYRAVFHCRDEKVVLRNHKGERVSYSNTKAKPGVKIISAIKMMKIQRKGNEVFLCKVTEVSEGVKLEDIPIVRDYPDVFPEELPGIPPERDVEFGIDLIPGHVISKEGVKVDPTKIKAIIEWASPSSVTEVRSFLGLAGYYRRFVHNFSIIAQPLTKLMKKDCKFRWSEECEKAFQLLKEKLTSAPVLVLPIEGEEYEVFSDASKSGLGLKYIFTQKELNMRQRRWLELVKDYELTLEYKEGKANRVADALSRKPGPLLNFMKVLSKDLCEEFRKMEIEVVSLGGVKARLNAMSSEPALYAELREKQQNDPKLRKIRAAKAQGRAGSFDIAEDGSMKFKGRWCVPNDPILKNEIMSEAHNTPYSVHPGGSKMYKDLKLSFWWPCMKKEVAEFVAKCLVCQKVKIEHQRPGGLLQPLPIPAWKFDSVSMDFVMGLPNAAGGLNAVWVIVDRLTKVARFIPMKKTWSMEQMAEAYSNEIIRLHGVPREIVSDRDPRFLSHFWSSLQKAFGTKLKLSTAFHAATDGQTERTIQTLEDMLRACALEFQGSWVKSLSLVEFSYNNSYHASIQMAPYEALYGRKCRSPTFWSDISDSLVLGPDLIQSTIDKVKVIQAKMKAAQDRQKSYADLSRRPITYDVGDKVLLKVSPMKGVMRFGVKGKLSPKYVGPYEVLERIGEVAYKLALPVELSKVHNVFHVSQLRRYRSDPSHVIAVESVEVNPNLTFEEKPVKILDRQVRSLRRKEVPLVKVLWRSQKYEQATWETEESMRLKYPELFVAEQSCCR; this is translated from the exons CTGGTGGTACTGCTATTGTTGATGTCCCCTTTGGTACCACTAATCCAG GATTCCTCCTAGAAGATGAACCTCTGCTTAATGATACTGGTGCTACTGCTTCTTTCAtctcttctttctttattgaaaaagcCAAGTTGAACTCTTCTATGTCTGTTAAATCTGTGATCTCCCTTCCTAATGGGGAGAAAATTTCTTGTCATCGCGCTTTTCGAAGCGTTCCTGTTATCATTAACGAGGTAGAATTGACTGCAAATCTTAAAGAGTTCCCCATGGACGAATTCGATGTGATATTCGGCATGGATTGGTTGAAGGAATACCGAGCTGTATTCCATTGTAGGGATGAGAAGGTGGtgttgagaaaccataaagggGAGAGAGTTTCTTATTCTAACACCAAAGCAAAGCCTGGTGTGAAGATCATCTCTGCTataaagatgatgaaaatacaaAGAAAAGGGAATGAAGTTTTCTTGTGCAAAGTGACTGAAGTCTCCGAAGGCGTTAAGCTTGAAGACATTCCCATTGTCAGAGACTATCCAGATGTATTTCCCGAAGAATTACCTGGAATCCCTCCCGAAAGAGATGTAGAATTTGGGATTGATTTGATTCCAG GCCATGTTATTAGCAAGGAAGGTGTGAAGGTTGATCCAACGAAGATTAAAGCTATTATAGAATGGGCAAGTCCCTCTAGTGTAACTGAAGTTCGGAGTTTTCTAGGACTTGCAGGCTATTATCGAAGGTTTGTGCATAACTTCTCTATTATTGCTCAACCTTtgacaaaattgatgaagaaagactgcAAGTTTAGATGGTCCGAAGAGTGCGAAAAGGCTTTTCAGTTATTGAAAGAAAAGCTCACATCTGCTCCTGTCTTAGTCTTGCCGATAGAAGGAGAGGAGTATGAGGTGTTCAGTGATGCCTCGAAGAGTGGActagg CCTCAAGTATATTTTCACTCAGAAAGAATTGAATATGCGTCAGAGGCGCTGGCTCGAGCTTGTCAAGGATTATGAATTGACCTTGGAGTATAAGGAAGGAAAGGCTAATAGGGTTGCTGATGCCCTGAGTCGAAAGCCTGGACCCTTGCTGAATTTTATGAAGGTTCTCTCTAAGGACTTATGTGAGGAATTCCGCAAGATGGAAATTGAAGTGGTATCATTGGGTGGGGTTAAAGCTCGCTTAAACGCTATGAGTTCTGAGCCTGCTCTTTATGCTGAGTTAAGAGAGAAGCAACAGAATGATCCTAAGCTTCGGAAGATTCGGGCTGCAAAGGCTCAAGGACGAGCTGGGAGTTTTGATATTGCAGAGGATGGGAGTATGAAGTTCAAAGGGCGATGGTGTGTGCCTAATGATCCGATTTTGAAGAACGAAATCATGAGTGAAGCTCATAACACTCCTTATTCAGTACATCCTGGAGGTTCGAAGATGTATAAGGACCTCAAGCTAAGCTTTTGGTGGCCTTGTATGAAAAAAGAGGTTGCTGAATTTGTTGCCAAGTGTTTGGTGTGTCAGAAGGTGAAGATTGAGCATCAAAGGCCAGGTGGTTTGTTACAACCCCTTCCTATTCCAGCATGGAAGTTTGACTCCgtttccatggattttgtgatgGGGCTTCCTAATGCCGCTGGTGGCTTGAATGCAGTGTGGGTAATAGTTGATCGCTTGACCAAGgttgccagatttattcctatgaagaagacttggtcaatggaacaaatggcggaggcttattcaaatgaaatcataaggtTGCATGGTGTACCTAGGGAAATTGTGTCCGATCGTGATCCCAGGTTCTTATCTCATTTCTGGTCCTCGTTACAAAAGGCTTTTGGTACTAAGTTGAAGTTGAGTACCGCTTTCCATGCTGCAACTGATGGGCAAACGGAGAGAACAATCCAGACTTTGGAAGACATGCTCCGTGCTTGTGCCCTGGAATTCCAAGGCTCGTGGGTGAAGTCTTTAAGcttggtagagttctcttacaacaacagctatcatgCGAGCATCCAAATGGCTCCCTACGAGGCTCTTTATGGTAGGAAATGTCGTAGTCCTACTTTCTGGAGCGACATAAGTGATTCGTTGGTGTTGGGACCCGATCTTatccaatctactatagataaggtcaaagttattcaagcaaagatgaaggctgcccaggatcgacaaaagtcttatgccgatttgagtaggagacctattacttatgatgttggggataaggtgcttttgaaggtgtccccaatgaagggagtaatgagatttggtgtgaagggcaagctcagccctaagtatgtgggtccttatgaggtacttgagaggattggtgaagtggcttataagttggctttgccagtcgagctatctaaggttcacaatgtgttccatgtctcTCAGTTACGGCGTTATCGAAGTGACCCTTCGCATGTTATAGCCGTAGAGTCGGTAGAGGTCAACCCTAATTTGACTTTCGAGGAGAAGCCAGTCAAAATCCTTGATCGTCAGGTACGTTCTCTGAGGAGAAAGGAAGTGCCATTAGTGAAAGTTTTGTGGCGTAGTCAAAAGTATGAACAAGCCACCTGGGAAACTGAGGAGTCAATGCGACTTAAGTATCCCGAGTTGTTTGTAGCCGAACAAAG ttgttgcaggtga